In one window of Bemisia tabaci chromosome 4, PGI_BMITA_v3 DNA:
- the LOC109033596 gene encoding rhomboid-related protein 2 isoform X2, translating to MGASSIRMSEIGLQPNSENESLFEGVHWQMVFSKYDRKGDGHIPLKELKDTLVRETSHELPEHAVRKIIAKADLNQDGYIQFPEFLSLVESKEGRIVMDSVFRRYVKSTIPPRKSRKTRHDLTDGEYEDEYTCNPPAVCMLIVSIIEILIFLWNVVSTSHNQFLGPVARNLIYDPHKRDEIWRYLSYMFVHIGHVHLIVNLLVQILVGVPLEMVHKWWRVLSIYLAGVIAGSLGTSIADPSVFLAGASGGVYAIIAAHVSTIILNWSEMEQPGLQLLIFIIIGVVDIGTAVYNRHTGAPQSQQIGYAAHLAGALAGLLVGVFMLRNLEVRSWEKKLWWIALFIYVALMFVAIVWNIAYPSYFPPPYKY from the exons ATGGGTGCTTCTAGTATTAGGATGTCAGAAATTGGTCTTCAGccaaattcagaaaatgaatcCCTTTTTGAAGGAGTG CATTGGCAGATGGTCTTCAGCAAG TATGATCGAAAGGGAGATGGCCACATACCtttgaaagaattgaaagaTACGCTGGTCAGAGAAACCAGTCATGAATTGCCAGAACATGCAGTCAGGAAAATAATAGCAAAAGCAGATTTGAACCAAGATGGCTACATCCAATTCCCAGAGTTCCTCAGTTTAGTTGAATCCAAAGAGGGCCGCATTGTCATGGATTCTGTATTCAGAAGATACGTGAAGTCCACTATACCCCCCAGAAAATCTCGCAAAACAAGGCATGATTTGACCGATGGAGAATATGAAGATGAATATACGTGTAATCCACCTGCTGTTTGTATGCTTATTGTTAGCATAATTGAg ATTTTAATATTCCTGTGGAATGTTGTGTCAACAAGTCATAACCAGTTTCTTGGACCTGTGGCTAGAAACTTAATTTACGATCCACACAAGAGGGATGAAATCTGGAGGTACCTCTCCTACATGTTTGTTCATATTGG ACACGTTCATCTGATAGTCAACTTGCTGGTGCAAATATTGGTTGGAGTTCCTCTAGAGATGGTACATAAATGGTGGCGAGTTCTTTCAATCTATCTAGCCGGAGTAATTGCCGGCTCGCTGGGAACGTCAATTGCAGATCCGTCTGTGTTTCTGGCTGGAGCATCTGGAGGTGTCTATGCAATTATCGCTGCTCATGTTTCTACCATTATTTTG AACTGGTCTGAAATGGAGCAACCTGGTTTACAATTATTAATCTTCATCATCATTGGTGTGGTTGACATTGGAACTGCCGTTTACAATAGGCACACTGGAGCTCCACAAAGTCAA caaaTCGGTTACGCTGCTCATTTAGCCGGTGCGCTCGCTGGTCTGTTGGTGGGTGTCTTCATGCTGCGTAATTTAGAAGTTAGGTCGTGGGAAAAGAAGCTATGGTGGATTGCACTTTTCATCTATGTGGCACTCATGTTTGTTGCTATAGTATGGAACATTGCATATCCTAGCTATTTTCCTCCTCCATACAAGTATTAA
- the LOC109033596 gene encoding rhomboid-related protein 2 isoform X1, whose translation MDLSFLESGDSAVRDLRKMDQYQNRQDMVTIPLDTVESHWQMVFSKYDRKGDGHIPLKELKDTLVRETSHELPEHAVRKIIAKADLNQDGYIQFPEFLSLVESKEGRIVMDSVFRRYVKSTIPPRKSRKTRHDLTDGEYEDEYTCNPPAVCMLIVSIIEILIFLWNVVSTSHNQFLGPVARNLIYDPHKRDEIWRYLSYMFVHIGHVHLIVNLLVQILVGVPLEMVHKWWRVLSIYLAGVIAGSLGTSIADPSVFLAGASGGVYAIIAAHVSTIILNWSEMEQPGLQLLIFIIIGVVDIGTAVYNRHTGAPQSQQIGYAAHLAGALAGLLVGVFMLRNLEVRSWEKKLWWIALFIYVALMFVAIVWNIAYPSYFPPPYKY comes from the exons CATTGGCAGATGGTCTTCAGCAAG TATGATCGAAAGGGAGATGGCCACATACCtttgaaagaattgaaagaTACGCTGGTCAGAGAAACCAGTCATGAATTGCCAGAACATGCAGTCAGGAAAATAATAGCAAAAGCAGATTTGAACCAAGATGGCTACATCCAATTCCCAGAGTTCCTCAGTTTAGTTGAATCCAAAGAGGGCCGCATTGTCATGGATTCTGTATTCAGAAGATACGTGAAGTCCACTATACCCCCCAGAAAATCTCGCAAAACAAGGCATGATTTGACCGATGGAGAATATGAAGATGAATATACGTGTAATCCACCTGCTGTTTGTATGCTTATTGTTAGCATAATTGAg ATTTTAATATTCCTGTGGAATGTTGTGTCAACAAGTCATAACCAGTTTCTTGGACCTGTGGCTAGAAACTTAATTTACGATCCACACAAGAGGGATGAAATCTGGAGGTACCTCTCCTACATGTTTGTTCATATTGG ACACGTTCATCTGATAGTCAACTTGCTGGTGCAAATATTGGTTGGAGTTCCTCTAGAGATGGTACATAAATGGTGGCGAGTTCTTTCAATCTATCTAGCCGGAGTAATTGCCGGCTCGCTGGGAACGTCAATTGCAGATCCGTCTGTGTTTCTGGCTGGAGCATCTGGAGGTGTCTATGCAATTATCGCTGCTCATGTTTCTACCATTATTTTG AACTGGTCTGAAATGGAGCAACCTGGTTTACAATTATTAATCTTCATCATCATTGGTGTGGTTGACATTGGAACTGCCGTTTACAATAGGCACACTGGAGCTCCACAAAGTCAA caaaTCGGTTACGCTGCTCATTTAGCCGGTGCGCTCGCTGGTCTGTTGGTGGGTGTCTTCATGCTGCGTAATTTAGAAGTTAGGTCGTGGGAAAAGAAGCTATGGTGGATTGCACTTTTCATCTATGTGGCACTCATGTTTGTTGCTATAGTATGGAACATTGCATATCCTAGCTATTTTCCTCCTCCATACAAGTATTAA
- the LOC109033596 gene encoding rhomboid-related protein 3 isoform X3 has translation MDQYQNRQDMVTIPLDTVESHWQMVFSKYDRKGDGHIPLKELKDTLVRETSHELPEHAVRKIIAKADLNQDGYIQFPEFLSLVESKEGRIVMDSVFRRYVKSTIPPRKSRKTRHDLTDGEYEDEYTCNPPAVCMLIVSIIEILIFLWNVVSTSHNQFLGPVARNLIYDPHKRDEIWRYLSYMFVHIGHVHLIVNLLVQILVGVPLEMVHKWWRVLSIYLAGVIAGSLGTSIADPSVFLAGASGGVYAIIAAHVSTIILNWSEMEQPGLQLLIFIIIGVVDIGTAVYNRHTGAPQSQQIGYAAHLAGALAGLLVGVFMLRNLEVRSWEKKLWWIALFIYVALMFVAIVWNIAYPSYFPPPYKY, from the exons CATTGGCAGATGGTCTTCAGCAAG TATGATCGAAAGGGAGATGGCCACATACCtttgaaagaattgaaagaTACGCTGGTCAGAGAAACCAGTCATGAATTGCCAGAACATGCAGTCAGGAAAATAATAGCAAAAGCAGATTTGAACCAAGATGGCTACATCCAATTCCCAGAGTTCCTCAGTTTAGTTGAATCCAAAGAGGGCCGCATTGTCATGGATTCTGTATTCAGAAGATACGTGAAGTCCACTATACCCCCCAGAAAATCTCGCAAAACAAGGCATGATTTGACCGATGGAGAATATGAAGATGAATATACGTGTAATCCACCTGCTGTTTGTATGCTTATTGTTAGCATAATTGAg ATTTTAATATTCCTGTGGAATGTTGTGTCAACAAGTCATAACCAGTTTCTTGGACCTGTGGCTAGAAACTTAATTTACGATCCACACAAGAGGGATGAAATCTGGAGGTACCTCTCCTACATGTTTGTTCATATTGG ACACGTTCATCTGATAGTCAACTTGCTGGTGCAAATATTGGTTGGAGTTCCTCTAGAGATGGTACATAAATGGTGGCGAGTTCTTTCAATCTATCTAGCCGGAGTAATTGCCGGCTCGCTGGGAACGTCAATTGCAGATCCGTCTGTGTTTCTGGCTGGAGCATCTGGAGGTGTCTATGCAATTATCGCTGCTCATGTTTCTACCATTATTTTG AACTGGTCTGAAATGGAGCAACCTGGTTTACAATTATTAATCTTCATCATCATTGGTGTGGTTGACATTGGAACTGCCGTTTACAATAGGCACACTGGAGCTCCACAAAGTCAA caaaTCGGTTACGCTGCTCATTTAGCCGGTGCGCTCGCTGGTCTGTTGGTGGGTGTCTTCATGCTGCGTAATTTAGAAGTTAGGTCGTGGGAAAAGAAGCTATGGTGGATTGCACTTTTCATCTATGTGGCACTCATGTTTGTTGCTATAGTATGGAACATTGCATATCCTAGCTATTTTCCTCCTCCATACAAGTATTAA
- the LOC109033549 gene encoding uncharacterized protein, whose product MKLNEIINEGILDSILPYMMPTKQTITVNPPLIKKSLVAESRKQDKLSSQHNITVALRDSKSNSGRKKLIPDGTRNSLKGDFEVEIHVCDEIKNMKKDFYCPQKLLISKMVYFAEVTTGQKLEDMDISVHCDINIFDWLMKWVKKDCPPYEAPSKLDSGNVIPILVSASFLQMDPLLNDCLEYVHSNINAIVKMNINLLCLNDSIISRLCDYFSNTDVENIKDKKDKIQPRLFCKLILSLGEVEPDEKKNHYATIATLFRCGRCCKLISRSNASQILCKPQFMKLTTMGKIVNMHTREQGWTLGDHIRGLYNDLKTWRRVYWRLWAECHHLFCLTCNNFFPISQMDWCSYHPDSPQFFMMEQQRAMTFPIGRYPCCGEKAYRFEPLKNPICCQYKAHTPSIETDQEKRIYKILEGYKNVILVDPPQVAFPEKLIRLVKSPRADNSDNPVENCSAANDTFWWKGFEFTPALPSTKKSFLSRLWEKFKEDEKQRKKEPQSGENGSKAKKTQSDVTSTSESGEMSSPSSLTSDSEYDFDESSVGDGEDVSEEKVCQPVRHPSVKVRLLHLQSSHKIESHFQWKPHLPMRKNQDNQREYEEHAFKAMSQILMRKTCQLSEHQLHSRRSNYSINNGSHARMEQELRECLTSWTPDPPIPERKSFLYPAASSIPESASSQSCSSSVSSNLGSY is encoded by the exons ATGAAACTGAACGAGATAATTAACGAAGGGATATTGGACTCAATTTTGCCTTATATGATGCCAACTAAACAGACCATCACTGTCAACCCTCCATTGATAAAGAAGTCATTGGTAGCGGAGTCTCGTAAGCAAGACAAGTTATCTTCTCAACATAATATAACAGTTGCTCTGAGGGATTCCAAAAGCAACTCTGGACGAAAAAAGCTCATACCAGATGGGACCAGGAATAGTTTGAAAGGAGA ttttgaGGTAGAGATCCATGTCTgtgatgaaattaaaaacatgaagaaaGACTTCTACTGTCCTCAAAAACTTCTTATTTCAAAGATGGTATACTTCGCTGAGGTCACTACTG GTCAGAAGTTAGAGGACATGGACATTTCAGTGCACTGTGATATAAATATATTTGACTGGTTGATGAAATGGGTCAAAAAGGATTGTCCGCCTTATGAAGCACCTTCCAAATTgg ACTCGGGAAATGTCATCCCAATTCTAGTCTCTGCGTCTTTTCTACAAATGGACCCTTTGCTCAATGACTGTTTGGAATACGTCCACTCTAACATCAATGCAATAGTTAAGATGAACATAAATCTCTTGTGTCTGAATGACAGCATTATCTCGAG ATTATGTGACTATTTTTCCAACACTGACGTTGAGAACATAAAAGATAAGAAAGATAAAATTCAGCCAAGGTTGTTTTGCAAGTTAATTCTATCACTAGGTGAAGTGGAAccagatgaaaagaaaaaccaCTACGCCACAATTGCAACTCTTTTCCGTTGCGGTAGATGCTGTAAACTCATCTCAAGATCAAATGCATCCCAAATTCTGTGCAAACCTCAGTTTATGAAGTTAACGACAATGGGAAAAATCGTCAATATGCACACAAG GGAACAAGGTTGGACCCTTGGAGATCATATCCGAGGCCTTTACAACGATCTCAAGACATGGAGGAGAGTTTACTGGAGGCTGTGGGCGGAATGCCATCATCTTTTCTGCTTGACTTGCAATAACTTTTTCCCCATCTCACAAATGGATTGGTGCAGTTATCATCCCGACTCGCCTCAGTTTTTCATGATGGAACAACAGAGAGCCATGACTTTCCCGATAG GGCGATATCCTTGTTGCGGTGAGAAGGCGTATCGGTTCGAACCATTAAAAAATCCCATT TGCTGCCAGTACAAAGCCCACACTCCATCTATAGAAACAGACCAAGAAAAGagaatttacaaaatattgGAGGGATACAAGAATGTAATTTTAGTGGATCCTCCTCAAGTAGCTTTTCCGGAGAAACTGATACGGCTTGTGAAATCTCCTAGAGCTG ATAATTCAGACAATCCAGTTGAAAACTGCTCTGCTGCGAATGATACTTTTTGGTGGAAAGGATTCGAATTTACTCCAGCATTACCTTCAACTAAAAAAAGCTTTCTTTCACGACTgtgggaaaaattcaaagaagatGAGAAGCAGCGAAAGAAAG AACCTCAATCCGGTGAGAATGGCTCGAAAGCTAAAAAAACCCAATCGGACGTGACAAGTACAAGCGAGAGTGGAGAAATGAGCTCACCTTCGTCTTTGACTTCCGACTCTGAATATGACTTCGATGAGTCCAGTGTTGGAGACGGTGAGGATGTCTCCGAGGAGAAGGTTTGTCAACCAGTTCGCCATCCATCCGTCAAAGTCCGTCTACTCCACCTTCAGTCAAGTCACAAGATAGAATCACATTTCCAGTGGAAACCACACCTCCCGATGCGCAAGAACCAGGACAACCAGCGAGAGTATGAAGAGCATGCATTCAAGGCAATGTCTCAGATACTCATGCGGAAAACATGTCAACTATCGGAGCATCAACTCCATTCTAGGAGGTCCAACTACAGCATTAACA ATGGCTCACATGCAAGAATGGAACAAGAGCTACGAGAGTGCCTGACCTCGTGGACTCCAGATCCTCCAATTCCTGAACGGAAGTCATTCCTATATCCTGCAGCATCATCAATTCCAGAGAGTGCAAGTTCTCAATCCTGTTCCAGCTCCGTCAGCTCGAATCTTGGCAGCTATTAA
- the GMF gene encoding glia maturation factor, with protein sequence MSQSVQVCDIEDDVRDAIKKFRFRKSELNSALILKVNREQQRICVDDLIEDVSLDDLQEILPGHQPRFVVYSYKMEHSDGRISYPMCFIYITPRDSQMELQVMYAGTKMALQRETNLTRVYEVRELEELTEEWLKEKLQ encoded by the exons ATG tcTCAAAGTGTCCAAGTGTGTGATATTGAAGATGATGTACGAGATGCCATCAAGAAGTTTCGATTTCGGAAAAGTGAACTAAATTCAGCGCTGATTT tgAAAGTAAACCGAGAGCAACAGAGAATCTGCGTGGATGATTTAATCGAGGATGTGAGTTTGGATGATTTGCAGGAGATACTACCAGGCCACCAACCACGTTTTGTTGTTTACAGCTACAAAATGGAGCATAGCGATGGCAGAATCTCCTACCCAATGTGTTTCATTTACATTACCCCAAGAG ACAGTCAAATGGAGCTACAGGTCATGTATGCTGGAACCAAGATGGCTCTTCAACGTGAAACAAATCTTACCAGAGTCTATGAAGTTCGAGAGCTGGAAGAGTTGACAGAAGAGTGGTTGAAAGAAAAGTTACAGTAA